In a genomic window of Pseudomonas mohnii:
- a CDS encoding acetyl-CoA C-acetyltransferase encodes MPEAYIVDALRSPTGKRKGALSDVHAIDLGARVLKALVERNAIPGEDYDDVIFGCVDTIGAQAGDIARTSWLAAGLPLNVPGTTIDRQCGSSQQALHFAAQAVMSGTQDVIAVGGVQTMTRIPISSAMLAGQALGYPDPFSGSEGWRARFGDQPVNQFYAAQRIADHWGISREQMEAFALQSHARALAAIESGRFAREIVACNGLRVDETPRLTSLAKMAELQPVDPQFPSITAAVSSQTCDASAALLVVSEAALKRYDLTPRARIHHLTVLGDDPIWHLTAPIAATRRALEKTGLRMSDIDRVEINEAFASVVMAWAKELDYDPARTNVNGGAIALGHPLGATGARLMTTLLNELECSGGRYGLQTMCEGGGQANVTIIERL; translated from the coding sequence ATGCCAGAGGCCTATATTGTTGATGCACTGCGCAGCCCGACCGGCAAGCGCAAGGGTGCCTTGAGCGACGTTCACGCCATTGACCTGGGCGCCCGGGTGCTCAAGGCGTTGGTGGAGCGCAACGCCATTCCCGGCGAAGACTATGACGATGTGATCTTCGGTTGCGTCGATACCATCGGTGCCCAGGCCGGGGACATCGCCCGCACCAGTTGGCTGGCCGCCGGTTTGCCACTGAACGTGCCCGGCACCACGATTGATCGTCAGTGCGGCTCGTCACAACAGGCGCTGCATTTCGCCGCGCAGGCGGTGATGAGCGGCACTCAGGACGTGATAGCCGTCGGCGGGGTGCAAACCATGACCCGGATTCCGATTTCCTCGGCCATGCTGGCCGGGCAGGCGCTGGGTTATCCCGATCCGTTTTCCGGCAGTGAAGGCTGGCGCGCACGGTTCGGCGATCAACCGGTCAACCAGTTCTACGCCGCGCAGCGCATCGCCGATCATTGGGGCATCAGCCGCGAGCAGATGGAGGCCTTCGCCCTGCAAAGTCATGCCCGCGCCCTGGCCGCCATCGAGAGCGGGCGATTCGCCCGGGAAATCGTTGCCTGCAACGGTTTGCGAGTGGATGAAACGCCGCGCCTGACCAGTCTTGCGAAAATGGCCGAATTGCAGCCGGTGGACCCGCAATTTCCCTCGATCACCGCCGCTGTTTCAAGCCAGACCTGCGACGCCTCGGCGGCATTGCTGGTGGTGTCGGAGGCAGCGCTCAAGCGTTATGACCTGACGCCTCGCGCGCGTATCCATCACCTGACGGTGCTGGGCGATGACCCGATCTGGCACTTGACCGCGCCGATCGCCGCGACCCGTCGGGCCCTGGAGAAAACCGGTTTGCGCATGAGCGATATCGACCGGGTAGAGATCAACGAAGCCTTCGCCTCCGTGGTCATGGCCTGGGCCAAGGAGCTCGACTACGACCCGGCGCGCACCAACGTCAACGGTGGCGCCATCGCCCTGGGTCACCCGCTGGGTGCCACGGGAGCCCGGCTGATGACCACGCTGCTGAACGAGCTGGAATGCAGCGGTGGCCGTTACGGCCTGCAAACCATGTGCGAAGGCGGTGGCCAGGCCAACGTCACGATCATCGAACGCCTCTAG
- a CDS encoding SDR family oxidoreductase: protein MAICSGRTVIITGAGGGLGRAYALAFAAAGANVVINDIRADAAQDVAGEIRASGGQAIANSDDITTLATAQHIIDAALGAFGEVHVLVNNAGVLRDRMFISLSEEDWDMVMRVHLKGHYCLANLLGRRWRDLAKAGTPVDGRIINTSSGAGLQGSVGQSNYSAAKGAIASLTLVQAAELARYGITANALAPAARTSMTESAMPDVVKKPEDDSFDAWAPENVAPLVVWLGSTESAHVNGQVFESQGGRISLGDGWRTGVTRDKGARWQVEEIGGAVAEILAEAPKAQKVWGT from the coding sequence ATGGCTATATGTTCAGGCCGCACCGTGATCATCACCGGGGCCGGCGGCGGGCTCGGTCGCGCCTATGCGCTGGCGTTCGCCGCAGCGGGCGCCAACGTGGTGATCAACGATATCCGCGCCGATGCGGCGCAAGACGTCGCGGGCGAAATCCGCGCCAGTGGTGGCCAGGCCATCGCCAACAGTGACGACATCACCACCCTGGCCACCGCGCAGCACATCATCGACGCGGCGTTGGGGGCCTTCGGTGAAGTGCATGTGCTGGTCAACAATGCCGGGGTCCTGCGCGACCGCATGTTTATCAGCCTCAGCGAAGAAGACTGGGACATGGTCATGCGCGTGCACCTCAAGGGGCATTACTGCCTGGCCAACCTGCTGGGGCGGCGTTGGCGTGATCTGGCCAAGGCCGGTACACCGGTTGACGGTCGCATCATCAACACCAGCTCCGGCGCGGGTCTCCAGGGCTCGGTGGGGCAGTCCAATTATTCAGCGGCCAAGGGCGCGATTGCCTCGTTGACGCTGGTCCAGGCGGCCGAACTGGCGCGTTACGGCATCACCGCCAACGCACTGGCCCCTGCAGCGCGTACCTCGATGACCGAAAGCGCGATGCCTGATGTGGTGAAGAAGCCCGAGGACGATAGCTTCGATGCCTGGGCCCCGGAAAACGTTGCACCGCTGGTGGTGTGGCTTGGCAGCACGGAATCGGCCCACGTCAATGGCCAGGTGTTCGAGAGCCAGGGCGGGCGAATTTCCCTCGGGGACGGCTGGCGCACCGGCGTGACCCGCGACAAGGGGGCGAGGTGGCAGGTGGAGGAAATTGGTGGCGCCGTAGCCGAGATCCTCGCCGAAGCCCCGAAGGCTCAGAAGGTGTGGGGCACGTAG
- a CDS encoding SDR family oxidoreductase encodes MKQAPPYVPGHQLLAGKSVLITAAAGAGIGYSAARRSAEEGCRALMISDVHPRRLEEAVERLKAETGLQAIYGQLCNVTLENEVQALVASAEEHLGGVDVLINNAGLGGQKRVVEMSDEEWLRVLDVTLTGTFRMTRAMLGPMQRRGAGAIVNNASVLGWRAQKEQAHYAAAKAGVMALTRCSALEAAEYGVRINAVSPSIALHDFLKKASSEELLASLAGREAFGRAAEVWEVANVMMFLASDYASYMVGEVLSVSSQQA; translated from the coding sequence GTGAAACAAGCCCCCCCTTATGTTCCCGGTCATCAACTGCTGGCAGGCAAGTCGGTGCTGATTACAGCCGCCGCAGGTGCCGGTATCGGGTACTCAGCCGCCCGGCGCAGCGCCGAGGAGGGCTGCCGGGCATTGATGATTTCCGACGTGCACCCGCGTCGCCTTGAAGAGGCGGTGGAGCGCCTCAAGGCCGAAACGGGCCTGCAAGCCATTTATGGCCAATTGTGCAATGTCACCCTCGAAAATGAGGTCCAGGCCCTGGTGGCGAGCGCCGAGGAACACCTCGGCGGCGTCGATGTGCTGATCAACAATGCGGGCCTCGGTGGCCAGAAGCGCGTGGTCGAGATGAGCGACGAAGAGTGGCTGCGGGTGTTGGATGTGACCCTGACGGGCACGTTTCGCATGACCCGCGCGATGCTGGGGCCGATGCAACGCCGTGGCGCGGGTGCCATCGTCAATAATGCCTCGGTCCTCGGTTGGCGCGCCCAGAAGGAACAGGCGCATTACGCCGCGGCCAAGGCCGGGGTCATGGCGCTGACCCGTTGCAGCGCGCTGGAGGCCGCGGAGTATGGCGTGCGTATCAACGCGGTGTCGCCATCGATTGCCCTGCATGACTTTCTCAAGAAGGCTTCCAGTGAAGAGCTGCTCGCCAGCCTGGCCGGGCGCGAGGCGTTCGGGCGTGCCGCCGAAGTCTGGGAAGTCGCCAACGTGATGATGTTCCTGGCCAGCGATTACGCCTCCTACATGGTCGGCGAAGTGTTGTCCGTCAGTTCCCAACAAGCCTGA